The genomic interval gcaaaacactaaaataaatatcaaagaaataattcagttaaacaagaaagtagcctaaataagaaagttaaataccccctatctaacggacgcgagcgacgcagcgcgacaaaatactcattataatcagtgatgctacactgaatgtagcacaacatgacatgataaatccccgtccggtctgtgatgtaggctactgacactgAGTTCAAATgccctgtatagacactagacagactaaacctgtcgcaacgcggttgtgttgcgtccggtttacttttccgccaccaagcaagctcaataactaactcttcatctgaacgcgctctctttgaaataggaatcgttgccatatttcttgttaccatcgtttattcatcgctgtctcgtttgtatttggccagtttggagaaagcctcaccaaacctgaccagccagcgtttgcgatcacgagaacttgtgcaaacgctgatggatgacatgaatgcagatgactccagatcggtgatgcggtatttgctttcccaacaagatccatcgcccaacactaaactaattggctgaatgcataaactgtattttcctgcgctcaaatctgcatatctaaaggaaacgctgtgtttgaggtaatttgttaataaccctagacttagaatttgcaactattacagttattacacttatatacaaaactttttattatgcttgctatagagtttgtgacgtcacgtgcactaccgccggtggcagtagacaaccgcggtagcaaccgaccatcgcggtgacgcggttgtcacggcaaccgtcacagccctacacataacatactaatatgcttttaatatccaaatccgttaaaggatttttaggctgcattaattaggtaaaccggaaccgggaacacttcacataacaccctatgtacttgctacatcattagaagaatggcatctactctcttattccgaggtcaccgtagccaccagatccagtctgtatccagatcagagggtcactgcagtcacccggatccagtacgtatccagaccagatggtggatcagcacctagaaaggacctctactgccctgaaagacagcggagaccaggacaactagagccccagatacagatcccctgtaaagaccttgtctcagaggaccaccaggacaagaccacaggaaacaggattcttctgcacaatctgactttgctgcagcctggtattgaactactggtttcgtctggtcagaggagaactggccccccaactgagcctggtttctcccaaggtttttttctccattctgtcaccgatggagtttcggttccttgccgctgtcgcctctggcttgcttagttggggtcacttcatctacagcgatatcgttgacttgattgcaaataaatgtgcagacactatttaactgaacagagatgacatcactgaattcaatgatgaactgcctttaactgtcatttagcattattgacacactgttttcctaatgaatgttgttcagttgctttgacgcaatgtattttgtttaaagcgctatataaataaaggtgacttgacttgactctgagaTTACCACTGGTGACTGCTCATGCAAAAACTTACCCGTTGTGTGTATAACAGACAATCATTCCTATCTCGATGCTCTCAAATCTACAAAATCTGTCACCGAAAAGAGACTGCGCCTAGAAATCAGCAGTATGAAGGAGCTCATACACTCTGGAACTGTTCAGCAGATCTTGTGGTCAGCCACCAAAGAGCAGCTAGCTAACTGCTTAACAAAAAAAAGGAGCATCTGCATTTGGCCTTTTGAAAGCTCTGAGCACAGGCGTTTGCCAACTTAAAGACTaaaatgatttaacaaggactttCTTATGTTTTGTCAATGTTTAGTCATTCAAACTAAATCTCTGTAAACTAgttttacataaaagaaaaaaagggagatTGTTAAGTTATGTTTTATCTTCTGCGCATGTGCGAAGAGCACCATTTTGGGGGTGAGCGCGGGTTTTTTGTAGTTCAGTTCAGTCTTGTTTACGGAGCTGATGCAGTTGTACGTGTTTGAGCAGTAAAGAGTGTTATTGCTAAAAACAGTTGTGGTTATTGAGTCAACACCTAAGATACTTtttgaaaagatttttaaaagtaaaaaaaaaaatgttttttttttcaagatataAACTGTCCTATACTGCCAAGATATGCTAAATTGATAAAAAACTGATAGTAAATACttgtattgttacaaaagatttctgttttaaataaattgctaatttgttgatcaagaaacatttgtaaTTGTTATCAGTGTTAAAACAGTGTTATATTGTGTTTGAAaatcatgatatatttttttcagcatttactgGTTAAAAGAAAGttgagaagaacagcatttatttgaactagaaatcttctgtaacattatacatgtatttACTGGCAATGTTGATCAATATAACATGTCCCGGCTTTTAATttcttccaaaaataaaaatgttagtgtatatcatttataatttgtattattcgtTGTTTTTAAGATTTGGTTTTGGACCAGCACGAGACGTCAGTTTCTTTGGGAGAGGAGGTGAGGAAGAAGATCCGAAATGCTCTCCTTAAACAGCACCACCATCAGAACCAGAAGAAACTGGCTAACCGGATCCCCATCGTACGCTCTTTCGCAGATATTAGCAGGAAGCAGTCTGAACCGCACTCCATGGATAAGAATGGTACTGCTCCACACTCTCCAGCAAATGCTTTCTTTTGCTTTTGTCATGCATCTGTCTTATCATCCTTTTTAtggtgtgtctgtctgtgtcccaGTTATCATCACAACCCAATCGCCCCCCAGTTCCTTCTCTCTCTGGTCTAGGTTCTGCCAGAGTGTGAGAAACAGAAAGGTGCTCTTATTTCCAGCCTGGTCCCTCCGATGTCCCAAGTGTCTGTCAGATCCCCATAAACCCCATCCTTCCCTTTCTGCCCTTCCTGGCCTAGACAACCCTCTTATCCGGCCCCAAAAAACCCACATCCCCTTCAGCAAATGACTAAGCCCGCCTTACGGCTACCACGTCATCCCTGCCCTCGACCCTGAAGAAGAGACAGCATCAGGCAATATGATCATAGATTCACCTGTACTCTGAAGGTGCAGTCACACTAAAGAAATTTTGAGAGCAAAAAAGGTCTATTGTCAATAGAGTAGAAGTCACCGTTAAACCAAACAGATTTCTGTTGGTCAATGTTGCAAATTTGTGTGACCAACTTAAATCTGATGAAACATCTGTggagcataatttttttttctcacaagaaATTTGTGAGCATGTTTGACTAGATTTTGCTCACAAAAATCTGTGAACAGTTCTAAATGTGACTGTACCTTAATGTATACGTAGATATGGACAATCTAGATATCACAGTTGGATGATACCATGTCAGTTCATTTGCATATATATTACTCTTGGCCTTTCCAATATGGTGGACTTGCAAATGTATGATGGTAATTGCCAGCTGTTCATACAGAGTTATTTAGGTATTCCATATAAATGTTCTAACCAACAATAAAAATAGCATTAGTGTAATATTTAACCACTTAGCTTTGCCTTTAACCACCCAGGACAGGGGTGGGGAATGTTGAACCTGGAGGGTCACTGTACTGGAgattttagctccaaccctgaaaaacaAAATACCGACCTGTATActtaagaccttgattagcttgttcaggtgtgttttattaggGTTGGTGCTCTCCAGGATCAACGTTGACCTAGGAAGTAGTATTGGGAATTGTAGTAGACTTTTACATATCCAACCTCATTCTACCTAATTTCCACTTctgatttagtttttaaatttgaatagatTTAGACAAGGCTAAGATGTTTTTAATCGGCTTCCTTAACATGTTCCTTGCTACTATTTTCAACCAGGTATGTGTGCCTTCAGTAGGTCTTAATCTCCATGACCGTGACATCACTGCCtttctttaaaatgaacaaatctgTTGTATGATGGTCTCTTATTTATTTCCTCTGTTTTGTATGATTGCTGGACTGTTTCCAGGTCAGATGGTGTCTCCTCAGGCTCAGCCCACCACTACAGAAGGACGTGCGGATGGCAGTCGAGAGAACAGTTCTGTTGACTTCAGCAAAGTAAGAATCACCTTCCAAACTGTAATACATCTTATTCTGGAtcctaaatatacaaatatacactactgttcaaaagtgttttatttttttatatgaataattttattcagcaaagtaaataattttaattgttacaaaagagttttgtttcaaataaattatgttcttttaaactttctatttatcaaagaactcTAAAAACTGCATGATTTAAATATAGAATTTAAGAActtactgttttcaacattgataacaataagaaaagtttcttgagcatcaaatcagcatattagaataatttctgaaggagcCATttgagtaatggctactgaaaaatcAACTTTGCTTGCACAACAACTTTTTAAATCAGAATatgactatttttactgtatttttgatcaaatattaaGGAAGCATTTTTTTGGGTATGCAGATAGACCTCCATTTCATGAAGAAGATCCCACCCGGAGCTGAGGCATCCAACATCTTGGTGGGTGAACTGGAGTTTCTAGAGAAACCTGTGGTGGCCTTCATCCGTCTGTCCCCTGCTGTGCTGCTCAATGGCCTAGCAGAGGTCCCAATCACCACCAGGTAAGAGCAAAGAGATCTGAGCACAAAACACATGAAATATATTAATGACTCAGTTGGTCAAGCTCATTTTATCAAGTGGTGTGCCTCAGAGTTCACTACCAAGTCCTATGTCATTGTGCAGGTTTCTCTTTATTCTGCTGGGGCCAATGGGGAAAGGGCCTCAGTACCATGAGATCGGCCGCTCTATTGCCACGCTCATGACAGATGAGGTCAGTAGTATGGACAACACTGTGTTTATTTCTGTATATGATGACATACTATAGGCAGCAAGCTGTTATGCATGCTAATTTCTCCTGATGACTTTTTCTCCAGGTTTTCCATGATGTAGCTTATAAAGCAAAGGATCGTTCTGACCTTGTGGCAGGAATCGATGAGTTTTTGGATCAGGTGACTGTGCTTCCCCCAGGCGAGTGGGATCCTACCATCAGAATAGAGCCGCCCAAAAACGTGCCCTCACAGGTGACCGAGTTCTCAAACTCCATCCAATGATTCATCACAGAAGCTGAAATAAGTGATGCACAGAAATGTCAGCAACCAGAAATATTAAACCAAAAAAATTTGATGATTGACCAAACCGATCATCTCTTCACTACTAGTTATTATAGCACAGTATGATCATGAATGACCATTAGAAGTTACATTATGTTGAAAGAAATAGTACAACatactaaaatatatatgtataatataatgtttcATGTAATCACTCAATCAGTCTTATATCAATGGAAAGACCTAAATAAAACAGCTGGCAAACAATGTCACTTAATGttacatttacctcaggaaaTCTATTCATTGTCCATAAACTCGAAAGAAAATGAACACTAGAGGGgaacattttgctaaatatatgaaCTATATTACATATTCATTCACTTTAGTGCATCACTGACTGGAATAGAAGTATTTTTATCTCCGGTCTGAGATCAGTAGTAATGTTGGTTTTGGGTCTGCATCTTGCAGGAGAAACGGAAGGTTCCTCTGGCCAATGGAGGGGCTGATCTGGGGGAGGCTGAGGAGCATGGAGGCCATGGAGGACCAGAGCTACAGCGCACAGGGAAGTATGTAGTTTGCAAATATGTACTGCCCATATATTTTAGTGTTCATGAATTCTGTAAATCACATAACTGGCTCTcagaggtgttttttttatttggattGTCAGGTTTTTTGGCGGTTTTATTCTGGACATCAAGCGTAAGGCTCCTCACTACCTGTCAGATTACACAGATGCCATCAGTTTGCAGTGTCTCGCCTCCTTCCTTTTCCTGTACTGCGCCTGCATGTCTCCTGTTATCACCTTTGGAGGTCTGCTGGGAGAAGCTACAGAAGGACGCATAGTATGGACACGTGCAGAACCATATATTAAAACTGATGGGTTGATTATAATGTGACTGATGATATGTTCTTCCCATTTCTCTCTTAGAGTGCAATAGAGTCTCTGTTTGGAGCCTCTATGACGGGTATAGCTTATTCTTTGTTTGCTGGGCAGCCCCTCACTATCTTGGGCAGCACGGGACCTGTCTTGGTCTTTGAGAAAATCCTCTTCAAATTCTGCAAGTGAGACTCCTTTAATTTGCACTAAAGATTTTTTTCATTCAGTTCAGGGGAATTCACTAGTGCTGCACTATTTAGTGAATTCACCCCCAAGGTGTCCTACATAATTTTGCCATAAAATAAAGAACAATTTTTATCTGTGTTTTTCTCCTCAGAGAGTATGGTTTGTCCTACCTCTCCTTACGTGTGTGTATTGGTCTGTGGACGGCCTTTTTGTGTCTTTTGCTGGTTGCCACAGATGCCAGCTCACTGGTGTGTTACATCACACGATTCACAGAGGAAGCCTTCGCTTCCCTCATCTGCATCATTTTCATCTACGAGGCTCTGGAGAAACTCATTCATCTGGGAGAGACGTACCCTTTCAACATGCACAATGACCTCAACAAGCTCACTCAGTACTCGTGAgtactgacacacaaacacatcgaTCTTCCTCAAGGTCACTTCTATAAATTCAGTTGTACATGTTGATAAAGTTATCAGCATTAAATTTTGTgatgtatttatgtgtgtttcGCAGGTGTGTGTGCACAGTACCTAAAGAGCCCAGCAATGCCACACTGAATTACTGGCAGGAAAAAAACATCACTGCATCTGATATTGACTGGCTAGGCCTGGATGTTAAGGTGAGTGTGACTATTGGTGCATTAAAGTCTTCCTAGTAAGTTTGTATTTACGAGTTGGAAATTCGTTAATGTCAGGTACTTTTAAGCTACTTTGGTTGGAGCAATGATGGCGATGTATatttttgaccaaaaatttagctTTTTGATTTCTTTAAACTCATCTTTAAGAAATTATACATGTGACTTAgctagttttattgtaaatgaaaaaaaatcattaaaacaaattaacagTCAATAAAGACTCTGCTCCTGTTGTGTTtgccatattttctcactgacgtgccttcagctttgaaagtcagggCTTAATAAATGCTCAGAGCATCccactcataattatgactttgtggTGCCGTTTAACTCGTAAATACGATCTTTCTAAATGACTTGAACAAacatcattctaaatgcattactACCATGCTGAATACTGATTTGACAGACAGTATGAGAAATATACATTATGTGTGCATTATGCAATGATAAATATCTTGGGCTTTCAAGCAATTAAACattaggtaacactttacttaatcCTTTTatctataatgcattataaagggatAATTAagagtataatgcattataattattccttgtgtgcattgtaatacattgttataaataattagaacggaatttaaaatacattgtaCCAATCCATTgagtgttataatgtattaactgtggttacaattattaaTGAGATTGtacaatacattataatataagGTACATTACAAGacatagttaatgcattaaaactacttttataatacataaaggctttaaatgttaccaaaaatattaatataattacgtGATGTgacaattaattaatctaattgcTAATTAGTTTGCACAAAAAGTGACACACTATCTATGAGGGAACATTGATTTGTGCTGTGAAATTACCACCCAAATATATagtaattattctgaaaaaacatTTAATAGATCATTTATTACAACTATAGCTGCTTTTTTGCCATCACATActcaaaatataaaactaaagacaccagtaggtggcagcaagttacTGTCTTAATGTGTGagttcagtcattcattcaactgaaTCGCTcaaatggttgattcattcaaaaatgaagcAAGTGACTTGATCTTTATTAAGGAGTCACTTGACTCACTCAATTAATTTGAAAACATGGATTTTTTCAGCAACAaaactttgttttgaactgttttgttGTTAAAATTTTGCGAAAACAGACAATACTGTCTCAAAAATGTTACAATATTAACTTAAttttgacaaacttaatttaatttgttcagATATTCAGGAAATAAACAGCTGTCTTGTTTGTGTGATATCGCTACACTTCATCATGTGATAttaggggtgtcgcgatatacGATTGACGGTAaccgtgatattcaaagcaacaattatcgatatcgtgttaatttagtgtgtgacgATATATTGGTATTAGCGgtaaccgcaatatttaaaaatgaacagttcttttatgataacaccacatgtaaataccgTTTTTCGGGCTAgaagttgcacctgagtataagtcgcatcagtccaaaaatacgtcatgatgaggaaaaaaacatatataagttgcactggactataaggcgcatttatttagaaccaagaaccaagagaaaacattactgtctacagccgcgagagggcgctcaatgctgctcagtgtagactacaggagcactgagcagcatagagcgccctctcgcggctgtagacggtaatgttttctcttggttcatttctcttagttcatttctcttggttcatgtcaaattaattttgataaataagttgcacctgactataagtcgcaggaccagccaaactatgaaaaaaacttATAgtcgacttatagtccggaaaatacggtactccagcaccagtacctggttgagctcccaggtggcagtattgtgccttaacgctgacacctgtctgtcacacaagaagaagacgcAGCGCTCGCACCTGCTccgaggagagccgtgttcattagagtaagttgccattattttactagtcatagaatGGGAGACGTTATATTAACCTTTTAACATTTAAGTAAAGGGATGAacagtacagcattttctttactcgtcttatttttatttttgcaatcaTTACGGCCTGTgggtagtaacactttatttctttgttcaaatctattaacagttacatgattaaaattggtcttgaaaaactgagcaaccacattgctacattaaactctgtaaaatgtcggtcgcagtgccatgcacttaatgcctcatctgcgctcattcttcaataaggttcattagttaacatcagttaaatacattagttaacatataaataacataaataataataaacagtatttccacagcatttattaatcttagtttatGTTAAGTTCAGCATTTaccaatgcattattaaaatcacaagttgtgtttgtaaacattaatgcactgtgaactaacatgaacaatgaatgactcgatttttattcacattaacaaagattaataaattgtgtactaaatgtattattcattgttcattcatggtaattaatacattaatgttaacaaatgacatcttattgtaaagtgttaccattaatatttattcatcatattgTTGatcttgacagtattttctctcttgttatttcatagaagCTTCAAAGAAGAtggagaaagccagagtcttgtgcccttCATTTATCAGTATCCTAATGttcgttgggtgaaaaagaaaaactcaataaacaaagtaaaaaataatttgactgataTATTTTCTCCCTCCAGGGTTTttatagatatcacgatatatctttattgtgaattcttatggtcacaataaccgtgatatgaaaaatatataaatgtcaaaCAAAAGCCCATACAGGGGCATTTATTCCTTTAATTTCTTGAATATTATAGGCATATAAATGCATTCTCTGATGCTACATCACACAGTCAGTTGTCGTCCTGCATAACGTTTGTTAGCAATTGCATGTTATGACATACAGAGCGGGGTGGGGACATTAAATGCATTAATCATTAAGCACATTGCATTGTAGGATTGTATGTTCCACACAAACTCAGCTGGTTTGTATAcaacactttttttaataaaaaataaataaataaatatgtatatatatatatatatatatatatatatatagctcactTGTACATAGAAAATTTGCATACCGTTTATGGTACTGCATACTACATTCTGGTAAAGCCATTGTATCCTGAACATTCCCACAGACACCCCTTTCATTTCTTTGGCTCAGATATGGGTTAATACATTTCAGCGACTCATACTTTAATAAAAGCAAATCCTCTGCTCATTCACCTCAGTTCCCCTCCCTCCGCTTTACATTTAagctcctgcacacacacaaatatacagcaCACAATCTAATCCACTATACAAATTCTTGTGCTATTACACAGTTACACACGACCGTATATGATTTtatcctcttttctttttttctggagTTTATGTTTATCTGAGTTCTTCATCAGAAGCAGATGTGattattgtgtgttgtgtttcatCTCAGGGCTGTGTGGAGAACAGGGGTGAGTTTGTGGGCAGAGCCTGTGGTCATCACGGTCCATACATCCCTGATGTACTCTTCTGGTCTGTCATTCTCTTCTTCTCCACGGTTGCCATGTCCTCCTTCCTTAAAGAGTTCAAAACTAGCCGTTACTTCCCAACCAAGGCAAGAAGCTTGTGTGTGGTTCAGTATAGAATAGTACAGACAACTGTggaagtactgtatgtgtgtgtttatgtaggcTCTCAAAGAGGTTTTAAGAGTGGACTAGGGAATCTGCAAAAATGtgcatgaattttattttttttgtagtgctgtcagttaactttacatttttattatatatatatatatatatatatatatatattattttgagatgaaaacatattatattatgttgcatattgaataataataattctaatatttttttgcataatacaatgaaatgtataatattattaaagataaaaataattattatgatgatatgattattataattgataatataatgtaattgcatattcattttatatatattttatatctatattcaaatatatttagatactattatattattattattatgaatcatATTGAACTTAATATTACTTTGATTCAAATGAAAGTTATAGTTTATTTTGTacatctactgtatatataaaaagtatataaaaaattgcaatataatataatataatataatataataaaatataatataatcaaaatTATTTAGACCCATTATTTAAGGCTCACAGATTTATGTTCATTTTCTAGCACTTACTCTAGTTTTGTGTTTCTAAACAGGTGAGGGCCATTATCAGTGATTTTGCTGTTTTCATCACCATCATGTCTATGGTTCTGATCGACTACACTCTGGGGATCCCGTCCACCAAACTACAGGTTCCTAATGAGTTTAAAGTGAGTCGTTAAGAAGAAAGGTTTTTAAGTAATGTTTCCTCTTCATTTTTGCATCTGCATAGGAATACTTGATTAATCAGATGATCTCTCACAGCCAACTAGAGATGACCGTGGCTGGTTCATCAGCCCAATAGGACCAAACCCATGGTGGACCACTATTGTGACCGTCATCCCAGCTCTGCTGTGTACCATCCTAATCTTCATGGACCAACAAATCACTGCCGTTATTATAAACAGGAAGGAACACAAGCTGAAGGTGTGTTGCTAAGTCCTTCACAATATGCTTCATTAGGTGAGCAGATATTCTTGTAGATAGTGTTTCAgtaaatttcagtattcggtaccgataccagtgaaaatccacggttctcggtaccaatttcggtaccaaagcaaaacacaaaaatatgctaattaaaaaaacaacaactttttagtactaaaaataaaaccaatgccattgtttatacttatttacaattgcgtttaaagtttttctacaagttatataattatgaaaaacagtaaacaagtttccacccaaatttaatttgtcttttaatttatgaaatttaaacattttatttttggtaaataaaggggatttgctattaaaattaaaacatggaagaaatattgttatttatttctttaaaaaataaagttttataatttttttcaacagtagcagtatcccatacattttactaaataatagcaatatttctagcacaatgcctttatgtaaaaattaacttttaggcctaatgaatgcatatttgtcatttgagtattgataatactactactaattctactatcatactaatgtatatacaatgcactatgaattgatgagctgctgggttcatgaatattaatcacgttgtctgcgttcggtcaaaatgatttgctgaaatcaaaacagggacggcaagagatcagcgccagccaatgaaattgccatttgcgcattagctccgcccactacaggagaaaccggtatgtcttctgcttgttcgaaaatgaatgaataattctaaatgaactccattattttgacaggagaagacaacaaagaatagtttacatatagcgtgtcgattcagcgtggtaagactctctctctctctctctttgcatgtgtgagaaacagcgctatcagtaaagcgacggtgagtcgtgcgccttcacacagagtttacagagcatcaaatacaggtgcgctgtgcgtccattgagatgaactgaaaagttcagatcgcttgatggagagagaactctgaagctcagatgctgaaattaatgcaagcgtcatgcgcttcagtctatgtagtaaacaaacccgcacgtctctgccattcattaatttacacagagacgcgcagaacacggattcatatttctaacaacttttgcggcgtaacatttacagatactggtccatatggagatttgattcgATTAatgtatgctaactttgacaaattccgtgactgtccatattaaaatgtaagtttcattttcatgactggattttgagattccgtcctcgttttctgcttcgcggaaatcatagcgctgaaccctttcttttattgtctatggctgaaccgggtttgaacgggacctcggtactaccggtacttaaagaaacctggtaccgtcacatttaaatttttttagtaccgac from Carassius carassius chromosome 44, fCarCar2.1, whole genome shotgun sequence carries:
- the slc4a10a gene encoding sodium-driven chloride bicarbonate exchanger isoform X3, with translation MQHRSSENTGLNCQRNDEEAVLDRGGTRSMLNTNFEKEELEGHRTLYIGVHVPLGRRSHRRHRHHGHRHRKRSRERDSGTEDGRESPSYSKSTRINENLIESKGTEINNKMSFFSVADTPSQRVQFLLGMEDDEEHIPHALFTELDEICLKEGEDAEWKETARWLKFEEDVEDGGERWSKPYVATLSLHSLFELRSCILNGTVMLDMRANSLEEIADLVLDQHETSVSLGEEVRKKIRNALLKQHHHQNQKKLANRIPIVRSFADISRKQSEPHSMDKNGQMVSPQAQPTTTEGRADGSRENSSVDFSKIDLHFMKKIPPGAEASNILVGELEFLEKPVVAFIRLSPAVLLNGLAEVPITTRFLFILLGPMGKGPQYHEIGRSIATLMTDEVFHDVAYKAKDRSDLVAGIDEFLDQVTVLPPGEWDPTIRIEPPKNVPSQEKRKVPLANGGADLGEAEEHGGHGGPELQRTGKFFGGFILDIKRKAPHYLSDYTDAISLQCLASFLFLYCACMSPVITFGGLLGEATEGRISAIESLFGASMTGIAYSLFAGQPLTILGSTGPVLVFEKILFKFCKEYGLSYLSLRVCIGLWTAFLCLLLVATDASSLVCYITRFTEEAFASLICIIFIYEALEKLIHLGETYPFNMHNDLNKLTQYSCVCTVPKEPSNATLNYWQEKNITASDIDWLGLDVKGCVENRGEFVGRACGHHGPYIPDVLFWSVILFFSTVAMSSFLKEFKTSRYFPTKVRAIISDFAVFITIMSMVLIDYTLGIPSTKLQVPNEFKPTRDDRGWFISPIGPNPWWTTIVTVIPALLCTILIFMDQQITAVIINRKEHKLKKGCGYHLDLFVVGVMLGICSLMGLPWFVAATVLSISHVNSLKLESECSAPGEQPKFLGIREQRFTGLMIFVLMGSSVFMTSILKHIPMPVLYGVFLYMGASSLRGIQFFDRLKLFGMPAKHQPDFIYLRHVPLRKVHLFTIIQLSCLVLLWVIKTSRAAIVFPMMVLALVFIRKLLDFVFSKRDLSWLDDLMPESKKKKMEDAQQEENQCVLMEDEGIVQVPLEGHFKDDPSIVNISDEMTKSSFGNIWKGLNTDSTSKDQSSKSSTVEVAIGQKRGDEEEAADLDRETSL